The following coding sequences are from one Shewanella eurypsychrophilus window:
- a CDS encoding DsbA family protein — MFAVSGITASILFISSQITFISSAHAEVTSLSTEQQQDVRAIIKDALLNDPELLKEAIIALQTREQQGASSAKQTALDDNHSAMYETKSDPWKGAENPEITMVYFTDFNCPYCKKIEPSLNKLIEEFPQLKIIVKMVPLQGEGSKMAVELAQTVWLNEPEKYIKLKDMLMSSPRRLDSASIAKVAKLTDTEHWLGKTDARVAEMVHDNVKLMRDLGIGGTPSMIFGDKVIPGLVPYDVLKEQLQEVIEAQGK; from the coding sequence ATGTTTGCAGTCTCAGGAATAACCGCATCGATTCTATTTATCTCATCTCAAATCACTTTTATCTCATCGGCCCATGCTGAAGTAACAAGTCTAAGCACTGAGCAGCAACAAGATGTGAGGGCGATTATTAAAGATGCCTTGCTCAATGATCCTGAACTCTTGAAAGAAGCCATCATAGCTTTGCAGACTCGTGAGCAGCAAGGTGCGAGCTCTGCCAAGCAGACGGCTCTGGATGATAACCATAGCGCCATGTATGAGACTAAGAGCGATCCTTGGAAGGGCGCTGAAAACCCTGAGATCACTATGGTGTACTTTACCGATTTTAACTGCCCCTATTGTAAGAAAATAGAACCATCTCTTAATAAGCTGATTGAAGAGTTTCCTCAGCTTAAAATCATCGTCAAGATGGTGCCGCTCCAAGGTGAAGGCTCTAAGATGGCCGTCGAGTTAGCACAAACGGTGTGGCTTAATGAACCTGAAAAATATATCAAACTAAAAGATATGTTGATGTCGAGCCCGCGTCGATTAGATTCAGCGTCAATTGCCAAGGTGGCTAAGCTAACAGACACTGAACACTGGTTAGGTAAAACAGACGCGAGAGTCGCTGAGATGGTACATGACAATGTAAAGCTAATGAGAGATTTAGGTATCGGCGGCACACCTAGCATGATCTTTGGCGACAAGGTGATCCCAGGTCTTGTGCCCTATGATGTGCTCAAAGAGCAGTTGCAAGAAGTGATTGAGGCGCAAGGTAAATGA
- a CDS encoding protein disulfide oxidoreductase, whose product MSSGKATPSPMKRVFSWVKQVALFMLFAIVITGAMDIWRGKDIPRDNLPDLIGLTLEGTDIDIKALSQDQAVLVYFWGIWCPVCNFVSPAVDTMASMYPVVSVAMNSGPDDKMTKYLAHKGYEFETINDSNNDIARDWSVQLTPTLMVFKDGELIHYTTGFTSLPGMWWRMLLS is encoded by the coding sequence ATGAGCTCGGGTAAAGCGACACCCTCTCCAATGAAGAGAGTTTTTAGCTGGGTGAAACAGGTCGCTCTGTTTATGCTATTTGCCATTGTTATCACTGGCGCCATGGATATCTGGCGCGGCAAGGATATTCCCCGAGATAACCTACCTGATCTTATAGGACTCACACTCGAAGGGACAGATATTGATATTAAGGCTTTGAGTCAAGATCAAGCGGTACTTGTGTACTTTTGGGGGATCTGGTGCCCTGTTTGTAATTTTGTTAGTCCAGCGGTGGATACCATGGCCAGCATGTACCCCGTGGTTTCCGTGGCAATGAATTCCGGACCCGATGATAAGATGACTAAATATCTGGCCCATAAAGGCTATGAGTTTGAAACCATCAATGACAGTAATAATGACATTGCTCGTGATTGGTCGGTACAACTTACGCCGACCTTGATGGTGTTTAAAGATGGTGAGTTAATCCACTACACCACAGGTTTTACCAGCTTACCGGGCATGTGGTGGCGCATGTTGTTGTCTTAA